From Cellulomonas dongxiuzhuiae, the proteins below share one genomic window:
- the dnaN gene encoding DNA polymerase III subunit beta — MRFRVDRDVLADAVTWTARSLPTRPPVPVLAGVRIEADTTGTVQLSSFDYEVSARAQLPADVSEPGTVLVSGRLLAEISRSLPAKPVDVVLDGTKVQVTCGASRFTLLTMPVEDYPNLPVMPEVTGTVDGDELTHAVAQVSVAASRDDTLPLLTGVRVEIEGERVTLLATDRYRLALREMTWKPANPSVAAVALVRARTLSDAAKSLGGSGSVSVALSTGGGVDLIGFEAAGRQTTSLLVDGDYPPVRRLFPDDTPIHAIVNRQALAEAAKRVALVAERNTPIRLTFSEGQVVLDAGQGDDAQASEALEAVLSGDDISVAFNPHFLADGLGAIDTTFVRMSFTHPNKPVEFTGQESLEGDDLKDYRYLLVPIRFAS, encoded by the coding sequence ATGAGGTTCCGCGTCGATCGTGACGTCCTCGCCGATGCCGTCACGTGGACCGCACGCAGCCTGCCGACCCGGCCGCCGGTGCCCGTCCTCGCGGGCGTGCGCATCGAGGCCGACACGACGGGGACCGTGCAGCTCTCGAGCTTCGACTACGAGGTCTCGGCCCGGGCCCAGCTGCCGGCCGACGTGAGCGAGCCGGGCACCGTCCTGGTCTCCGGGCGGCTCCTCGCCGAGATCTCCCGCTCCCTGCCCGCCAAGCCCGTCGACGTGGTGCTGGATGGCACGAAGGTGCAGGTCACGTGCGGTGCCAGCCGCTTCACGCTGCTGACCATGCCGGTCGAGGACTACCCCAACCTGCCGGTCATGCCGGAGGTCACCGGCACGGTCGACGGCGACGAGCTCACGCACGCCGTGGCCCAGGTCTCGGTCGCCGCCAGCCGCGACGACACCCTGCCGCTGCTCACCGGCGTCCGGGTCGAGATCGAGGGCGAGCGCGTCACGCTGCTGGCGACCGACCGCTACCGCCTCGCACTGCGTGAGATGACGTGGAAGCCGGCGAACCCGAGCGTCGCGGCGGTCGCCCTCGTGCGGGCCCGCACGCTGTCGGACGCCGCCAAGTCGCTCGGCGGCTCGGGCTCGGTGTCTGTGGCGCTGTCCACCGGCGGCGGCGTCGACCTCATCGGCTTCGAGGCGGCCGGCCGCCAGACGACGAGCCTGCTCGTCGACGGCGACTACCCGCCGGTGCGCCGGCTGTTCCCCGACGACACGCCGATCCACGCGATCGTCAACCGCCAGGCCCTCGCGGAGGCCGCCAAGCGCGTGGCCCTCGTCGCCGAGCGCAACACGCCGATCCGGCTGACGTTCAGCGAGGGTCAGGTCGTCCTCGACGCCGGTCAGGGTGACGACGCCCAGGCGTCCGAGGCGCTCGAGGCCGTGCTGTCGGGTGACGACATCTCGGTGGCGTTCAACCCCCACTTCCTGGCCGACGGCCTGGGTGCGATCGACACGACGTTCGTCCGGATGTCGTTCACGCACCCGAACAAGCCCGTCGAGTTCACCGGCCAGGAGTCGCTCGAGGGCGACGACCTCAAGGACTACCGCTACCTGCTGGTGCCCATCCGCTTCGCGAGCTGA
- the gnd gene encoding phosphogluconate dehydrogenase (NAD(+)-dependent, decarboxylating), translating into MRDSVRDGRRGEPRHAAERGETMHIGLVGLGKMGANMRQRIRDAGIEVTGFDRNPDVTDVPSLEAMVDALPAGERVVWVMVPSGPITDAVIQDLAGLLAPGDLVIDGGNSYYQDDEPHGAVLAERGVGFIDAGVSGGIWGLENGYGLMVGGSPQDVERAMPVFDALRPPGERADGFVHAGPVGAGHYAKMVHNGIEYGLMQAYAEGYELLAAKDLVTDVPATMRAWTNGTVVRSWLLDLLVQALSEDAKFAAIDDWVEDSGEGRWTVDEAIDLAVPAPVISAALFARFASRQGESPAMKAVAALRQQFGGHAVRAAGGETVTPSAPPTSEA; encoded by the coding sequence GTGCGGGACAGTGTCCGGGACGGCCGTCGGGGCGAACCACGGCACGCAGCGGAGAGAGGCGAGACGATGCACATCGGTCTGGTGGGCCTGGGCAAGATGGGCGCGAACATGCGTCAGCGGATCCGGGACGCAGGCATCGAGGTCACCGGCTTCGACCGCAACCCCGACGTGACCGACGTGCCGTCGCTGGAGGCGATGGTCGACGCGCTCCCCGCGGGTGAGCGCGTGGTGTGGGTGATGGTGCCGTCCGGACCGATCACGGACGCGGTGATCCAGGACCTCGCGGGGCTCCTGGCGCCGGGCGACCTGGTCATCGACGGCGGCAACTCCTACTACCAGGACGACGAGCCCCACGGGGCCGTCCTGGCCGAGCGCGGCGTCGGCTTCATCGACGCCGGCGTCTCCGGCGGGATCTGGGGCCTCGAGAACGGGTACGGCCTGATGGTCGGGGGGTCCCCGCAGGACGTCGAGCGTGCCATGCCGGTCTTCGACGCGCTGCGTCCCCCGGGCGAGCGTGCCGACGGCTTCGTCCACGCCGGTCCCGTCGGCGCCGGGCACTACGCCAAGATGGTGCACAACGGCATCGAGTACGGCCTCATGCAGGCGTACGCCGAGGGCTACGAGCTGCTGGCCGCGAAGGACCTGGTCACCGATGTGCCCGCGACGATGCGTGCGTGGACGAACGGCACCGTGGTGCGCTCGTGGCTGCTGGACCTGCTCGTCCAGGCGCTGTCCGAGGACGCCAAGTTCGCGGCGATCGACGACTGGGTCGAGGACTCGGGCGAGGGTCGCTGGACCGTCGACGAGGCGATCGACCTCGCCGTCCCGGCGCCCGTCATCTCCGCGGCGCTCTTCGCGCGCTTCGCCTCACGCCAGGGCGAGTCGCCGGCGATGAAGGCCGTCGCCGCGCTGCGCCAGCAGTTCGGCGGGCACGCCGTGCGCGCGGCCGGCGGCGAGACGGTCACACCGTCGGCGCCGCCCACGTCGGAGGCCTGA
- the recF gene encoding DNA replication/repair protein RecF (All proteins in this family for which functions are known are DNA-binding proteins that assist the filamentation of RecA onto DNA for the initiation of recombination or recombinational repair.) — protein MYVAHLSLTDFRSYPQVELPLEPGITALVGPNGQGKTNLVEAVGYVATLGSHRVPSDAALVRAGASRAVVRAKVVREERATLVEVEITPGKANRSRINGGSPGRARDVLGILRTVLFAPEDLALVKGDPDGRRRFLDDLLVQLTPRIAGVLGDYERVLRQRSALLKSAAAATRARSGADLRTLDVWDAKLAQTGAQVVVARQALVAALRPRAAHAYEQVSAGQGDLVLTYRSSLDTALGQTTDDHAELAPDAGVELVEARLLDAMGRLRGKEIERGVCLVGPHRDDLVLQLGDLPAKGYASHGESWSVALALRLASYALLTHGVDDAGAWSADWGPDGEPVLILDDVFAELDTRRRERLAELVAGARQVLVTAAVPQDVPEPLAGARVDVMAGEVARVL, from the coding sequence GTGTACGTCGCGCACCTGTCCCTCACCGACTTCCGGTCCTACCCGCAGGTCGAGCTCCCGCTCGAGCCGGGCATCACCGCGCTCGTCGGCCCCAACGGGCAGGGCAAGACGAACCTCGTCGAGGCGGTCGGCTACGTCGCGACGCTCGGCAGCCACCGCGTGCCGTCGGACGCGGCGCTGGTGCGGGCGGGCGCGAGCCGGGCCGTGGTGCGCGCCAAGGTGGTGCGCGAGGAGCGGGCCACGCTCGTCGAGGTCGAGATCACGCCGGGCAAGGCCAACCGGTCGCGCATCAACGGGGGCTCCCCCGGCCGCGCGCGCGACGTGCTGGGCATCCTGCGGACCGTGCTGTTCGCGCCCGAGGACCTCGCGCTCGTCAAGGGCGACCCGGACGGCCGGCGGCGGTTCCTCGACGACCTCCTCGTGCAGCTCACGCCGCGCATCGCCGGCGTGCTCGGCGACTACGAGCGCGTCCTGCGGCAGCGCTCGGCGCTGCTGAAGTCCGCCGCGGCCGCGACGCGCGCGCGCTCGGGTGCGGACCTGCGGACGCTCGACGTGTGGGACGCCAAGCTCGCGCAGACGGGCGCGCAGGTCGTCGTCGCGCGCCAGGCGCTGGTGGCGGCGCTACGACCGCGTGCCGCGCACGCGTACGAGCAGGTCAGCGCGGGGCAGGGCGACCTGGTCCTGACGTACCGCTCGTCGCTCGACACCGCGCTGGGCCAGACCACGGACGACCACGCGGAGCTGGCGCCCGACGCTGGCGTCGAGCTCGTCGAGGCACGTCTGCTCGACGCCATGGGCAGGCTGCGCGGCAAGGAGATCGAGCGGGGCGTGTGCCTCGTGGGGCCGCACCGCGACGACCTCGTGCTCCAGCTCGGCGACCTGCCGGCCAAGGGGTACGCGAGCCACGGCGAGTCGTGGTCGGTCGCGCTCGCGCTGCGGCTCGCGTCGTACGCGCTGCTCACGCACGGTGTCGACGACGCGGGTGCGTGGTCGGCGGACTGGGGCCCGGACGGCGAGCCGGTCCTCATCCTCGACGACGTCTTCGCCGAGCTGGACACGCGCCGTCGCGAGCGGCTCGCCGAGCTGGTCGCGGGTGCGCGGCAGGTGCTCGTGACCGCGGCCGTCCCGCAGGACGTGCCCGAGCCGCTGGCCGGCGCGCGCGTCGACGTCATGGCGGGTGAGGTGGCGCGTGTCCTCTAG
- a CDS encoding DUF721 domain-containing protein, with amino-acid sequence MSSSAARGARRSPAAGAAGASGSGADTGRTAPDGHDADDDALLPAPTAVPDGVPVSELVTLTPPEQVVRAALARAKAAARARGLRPGVVRSRPISSGAGAGPRDPQPLAVSAGLLARDLGWEPGLMVGDLVHRWAQIVGPQVAEHCEYVSFVSGLLTVRASSTAWAANLRLLAPTMLARFDETLGEGVVVQIEVLGPVGHGFGHGRRRVSGRGPRDTYG; translated from the coding sequence GTGTCCTCTAGTGCCGCTCGCGGTGCGCGTCGCTCCCCCGCGGCCGGGGCGGCGGGCGCGTCGGGCTCCGGCGCGGACACCGGGCGGACGGCGCCGGACGGGCACGACGCCGACGACGACGCGCTCCTGCCCGCACCGACAGCGGTACCGGACGGCGTGCCGGTCTCGGAGCTGGTGACGCTCACGCCACCGGAGCAGGTCGTCCGGGCGGCGCTGGCGCGGGCGAAGGCGGCGGCGCGGGCGCGTGGCCTGCGCCCGGGCGTCGTCCGCAGCAGGCCCATCAGCAGCGGGGCGGGCGCCGGCCCGCGCGACCCGCAGCCGCTCGCGGTGTCCGCGGGCCTGCTCGCGCGGGACCTGGGGTGGGAGCCGGGTCTGATGGTGGGCGACCTCGTGCACCGGTGGGCGCAGATCGTGGGCCCGCAGGTGGCCGAGCACTGCGAGTACGTGTCCTTCGTGTCCGGGCTGCTGACCGTGCGCGCGTCGTCGACGGCCTGGGCGGCGAACCTGCGCCTGCTCGCGCCGACGATGCTCGCGCGGTTCGACGAGACCCTCGGCGAGGGCGTCGTCGTGCAGATCGAGGTCCTCGGGCCGGTCGGCCACGGCTTCGGTCACGGCCGGCGACGGGTCTCGGGCCGCGGACCGCGCGACACGTACGGCTGA
- the gyrB gene encoding DNA topoisomerase (ATP-hydrolyzing) subunit B has product MTDDGTYDASAITVLEGLEAVRKRPGMYIGSTGARGLHHLVYEVVDNSVDEALAGYCDTIDVTILADGGVRVTDNGRGIPVAIHPTEGRPTVQVVMTILHAGGKFGGAGYAVSGGLHGVGISVVNALSSRVETVVKRDGYVWSQDFADGGKPVGDLRKGEATTETGTSQTFWADPTIFETVDYDFETLRARFQQYAFLNKGLQISLTDERPAHTGTEDEVTGDADTKKAETVARHVTYRYDGGLVDYVKHLNSAKKVDHVHPDVIDFEAEDTARRISVEIAMQWTTAYSESVHTFANTISTTEGGTHEEGFRAAMTSLMNRYAREKNILKEKDENLTGDDIREGLTAVVSVKLGEPQFEGQTKTKLGNTDAKRFVQQVVNDQLGAWLDAHPVEAKDVIRKSMQAAAARMAARKAREATRRKGLLESNSMPGKLRDCQSNNPAECEVFIVEGDSAGGSAVRGRNPRTQAIMPIRGKILNVERARLDKALGNQEVQALITAFGTGIGEDFDVSRLRYHKIVLMADADVDGQHIRTLLLTLLFRYMPQLITGGFVYMAQPPLYRIKWSNAPHDYVYSDRERDAVIADGRANNRRLPKENAVQRYKGLGEMDYTELWETTMSPEHRTLLQVTLDEAVAADETFTVLMGEDVEARRAFIQRNAKDVRFLDI; this is encoded by the coding sequence CTGACGGACGACGGCACGTACGACGCCAGCGCGATCACCGTCCTCGAGGGCCTCGAGGCCGTGCGCAAGCGCCCCGGCATGTACATCGGTTCGACGGGGGCCCGCGGCCTGCACCACCTGGTCTACGAGGTGGTCGACAACTCGGTCGACGAGGCCCTGGCGGGGTACTGCGACACGATCGACGTCACGATCCTGGCCGACGGCGGCGTCCGCGTCACCGACAACGGGCGCGGCATCCCCGTCGCGATCCACCCGACCGAGGGTCGTCCGACCGTCCAGGTCGTCATGACGATCCTGCACGCCGGCGGCAAGTTCGGCGGCGCGGGGTACGCGGTCTCGGGCGGCCTGCACGGGGTCGGCATCTCCGTGGTCAACGCCCTGTCCTCGCGCGTCGAGACCGTCGTCAAGCGCGACGGGTACGTCTGGAGCCAGGACTTCGCCGACGGCGGCAAGCCCGTGGGCGACCTGCGCAAGGGCGAGGCGACCACCGAGACCGGCACGTCGCAGACGTTCTGGGCGGACCCGACGATCTTCGAGACCGTCGACTACGACTTCGAGACCCTGCGCGCGCGCTTCCAGCAGTACGCCTTCCTCAACAAGGGCCTGCAGATCTCGCTGACGGACGAGCGCCCCGCGCACACCGGCACCGAGGACGAGGTCACGGGCGACGCGGACACCAAGAAGGCCGAGACGGTCGCGCGTCACGTCACCTACCGGTACGACGGCGGGCTCGTCGACTACGTGAAGCACCTGAACTCGGCCAAGAAGGTCGACCACGTGCACCCCGACGTCATCGACTTCGAGGCCGAGGACACCGCCCGGCGGATCTCCGTCGAGATCGCGATGCAGTGGACGACCGCCTACTCCGAGTCGGTCCACACGTTCGCCAACACCATCTCCACGACCGAGGGCGGCACCCACGAGGAGGGCTTCCGGGCGGCGATGACCTCGCTGATGAACCGGTACGCCCGGGAGAAGAACATCCTCAAGGAGAAGGACGAGAACCTCACGGGTGACGACATCCGCGAGGGTCTGACGGCCGTCGTCTCCGTGAAGCTCGGTGAGCCCCAGTTCGAGGGGCAGACCAAGACCAAGCTCGGCAACACCGACGCCAAGCGCTTCGTGCAGCAGGTCGTCAACGACCAGCTCGGTGCGTGGCTCGACGCGCACCCGGTCGAGGCGAAGGACGTCATCCGCAAGTCGATGCAGGCGGCCGCGGCCCGCATGGCGGCGCGCAAGGCCCGTGAGGCGACGCGCCGCAAGGGCCTGCTCGAGTCGAACTCGATGCCCGGCAAGCTGCGCGACTGCCAGTCCAACAACCCCGCCGAGTGCGAGGTCTTCATCGTCGAGGGCGACTCCGCCGGCGGTTCGGCCGTGCGTGGCCGTAACCCGCGGACGCAGGCGATCATGCCGATCCGCGGGAAGATCCTCAACGTCGAGCGGGCACGGCTCGACAAGGCCCTGGGCAACCAGGAGGTGCAGGCGCTGATCACGGCGTTCGGCACCGGCATCGGCGAGGACTTCGACGTCTCCCGCCTCCGGTACCACAAGATCGTGCTCATGGCCGACGCCGACGTCGACGGCCAGCACATCCGCACGCTGCTGCTGACGCTGCTGTTCCGCTACATGCCGCAGCTCATCACGGGCGGGTTCGTCTACATGGCGCAGCCGCCGCTGTACCGCATCAAGTGGAGCAACGCGCCGCACGACTACGTGTACTCCGACCGCGAGCGGGACGCCGTCATCGCGGACGGCCGCGCGAACAACCGCCGGCTGCCCAAGGAGAACGCCGTCCAGCGGTACAAGGGTCTGGGCGAGATGGACTACACGGAGCTCTGGGAGACGACCATGTCGCCCGAGCACCGGACCCTGCTGCAGGTGACGCTGGACGAGGCCGTCGCCGCCGACGAGACGTTCACGGTGCTGATGGGCGAGGACGTCGAGGCACGTCGCGCGTTCATCCAGCGCAACGCGAAGGACGTCCGCTTCCTCGACATCTGA
- the gyrA gene encoding DNA gyrase subunit A, with amino-acid sequence MTETPGEIEHGRIDQVDLQLEMQRSYLDYAMAVIVGRALPDVRDGLKPVHRRVLYAMYDGGYRPDRQFSKCSRVVGDVMGKYHPHGDTAIYDALVRLVQDWSLRYPLVSGQGNFGSPGDDPAAAPRYTECKMAPLAMEMVRDIDEDAVDFQDNYDGHTQEPAVLPSRFPNLLVNGSAGIAVGMATNIPPHNLREVADGVQWHLAHPEASKEELLEELMTRIKGPDFPTAATILGRRGIEDAYRTGRGSITMRAVVEVEEIQGRQCLVVTELPYQVNPDTLAKKIADLVKENRVQGIADIRDETSGRAGQRLVVVLKRDAVAKVVLNNLYKHTQLQDTFGANMLALVDGVPRTLSIDAFVRHWTSHQIDVIQRRTRFRLRKAEEDIHIYRGYLKALDALDEVIALIRRSPDAEQARNGLMQLLDIDELQAQAILNLQLRRLAALQRQEILDKHDELEGVITELNAILASPERQRQIVSEELATIVEKFGDERRTRILPFDGEVSIEDLIAEEDVVVTITRGGYAKRTRVDAYRAQRRGGKGVRGAQLREDDLVDHFFVTTTHRWLLFFTNLGRVYRAKAYELPEAGRDAKGQHVANLLAFQPGEKIAQVLDLKDYEQAEYLVLATKRGLVKKTRLTEYDSNRSGGVIAINLREDEDGRPDELVAARLVDSTQDVILVSRRGQSVRFTANDDALRPMGRATSGVTGMKFRDADDLLAMDVVREDAFLFTVTEGGIAKRTALTVENYRQQGRGGLGIKVANLPEANGDLVGALVTDPDDEVLVIMERGKIVRSATSEVNATGRTTQGVIFAKPDANDRIIAVARNSERHLEVDGGTVGENVPNPDVPDPDGSVPDSGDRPAED; translated from the coding sequence GTGACCGAGACCCCGGGCGAGATCGAGCACGGCCGTATCGACCAGGTGGACCTGCAGCTCGAGATGCAGCGGTCCTACCTGGACTACGCGATGGCCGTCATCGTGGGCCGCGCGCTGCCGGACGTCCGCGACGGCCTCAAGCCGGTGCACCGGCGCGTGCTGTACGCGATGTACGACGGCGGGTACCGCCCCGACCGGCAGTTCTCCAAGTGCAGCCGCGTCGTCGGCGACGTCATGGGCAAGTACCACCCGCACGGTGACACGGCGATCTACGACGCCCTCGTCCGCCTGGTGCAGGACTGGTCGCTGCGCTACCCGCTGGTGTCCGGCCAGGGCAACTTCGGCTCCCCCGGTGACGACCCGGCCGCCGCGCCGCGGTACACCGAGTGCAAGATGGCGCCGCTGGCCATGGAGATGGTCCGCGACATCGACGAGGACGCGGTCGACTTCCAGGACAACTACGACGGGCACACGCAGGAGCCCGCCGTCCTGCCCTCCCGGTTCCCGAACCTCCTGGTCAACGGCTCGGCGGGCATCGCCGTCGGCATGGCCACCAACATCCCGCCGCACAACCTGCGCGAGGTCGCCGACGGGGTGCAGTGGCACCTGGCGCACCCGGAGGCGTCGAAGGAGGAGCTCCTCGAGGAGCTCATGACGCGTATCAAGGGCCCCGACTTCCCGACGGCTGCCACGATCCTGGGCCGGCGCGGCATCGAGGACGCGTACCGCACGGGCCGCGGCTCGATCACCATGCGCGCGGTCGTCGAGGTCGAGGAGATCCAGGGCCGCCAGTGCCTGGTCGTCACCGAGCTGCCGTACCAGGTGAACCCCGACACCCTGGCGAAGAAGATCGCGGACCTCGTCAAGGAGAACCGCGTCCAGGGCATCGCCGACATCCGCGACGAGACCTCGGGCCGCGCCGGCCAGCGCCTCGTCGTCGTCCTCAAGCGGGACGCGGTCGCCAAGGTCGTCCTGAACAACCTGTACAAGCACACGCAGCTGCAGGACACGTTCGGCGCGAACATGCTCGCGCTGGTCGACGGTGTCCCCCGCACGCTGAGCATCGACGCGTTCGTCCGGCACTGGACGTCGCACCAGATCGACGTCATCCAGCGCCGCACGCGCTTCCGCCTGCGCAAGGCGGAGGAGGACATCCACATCTACCGCGGGTACCTCAAGGCGCTCGACGCGCTCGACGAGGTCATCGCGCTCATCCGGCGCTCCCCCGACGCCGAGCAGGCACGCAACGGCCTGATGCAGCTCCTCGACATCGACGAGCTGCAGGCGCAGGCGATCCTCAACCTGCAGCTGCGCCGGCTGGCCGCGCTGCAGCGTCAGGAGATCCTCGACAAGCACGACGAGCTCGAGGGGGTCATCACCGAGCTCAACGCGATCCTCGCCTCCCCCGAGCGGCAGCGGCAGATCGTCAGCGAAGAGCTCGCGACCATCGTCGAGAAGTTCGGCGACGAGCGGCGCACCCGCATCCTCCCCTTCGACGGCGAGGTCTCGATCGAGGACCTCATCGCCGAGGAGGACGTCGTCGTCACTATCACGCGCGGCGGCTACGCCAAGCGGACGCGCGTCGACGCGTACCGGGCGCAGCGTCGCGGCGGCAAGGGCGTGCGCGGTGCGCAGCTGCGCGAGGACGACCTGGTCGACCACTTCTTCGTCACGACGACGCACCGCTGGTTGCTGTTCTTCACGAACCTGGGCCGCGTGTACCGGGCCAAGGCGTACGAGCTGCCCGAGGCCGGGCGCGACGCGAAGGGACAGCACGTCGCCAACCTGCTGGCGTTCCAGCCGGGCGAGAAGATCGCCCAGGTGCTCGACCTCAAGGACTACGAGCAGGCCGAGTACCTCGTCCTGGCCACCAAGCGTGGTCTGGTCAAGAAGACCCGCCTGACGGAGTACGACTCGAACCGCAGCGGCGGCGTCATCGCCATCAACCTGCGCGAGGACGAGGACGGCCGTCCGGACGAGCTCGTCGCGGCCCGCCTGGTCGACTCCACGCAGGACGTCATCCTCGTCTCGCGGCGCGGCCAGTCCGTGCGCTTCACCGCGAACGACGACGCGCTGCGCCCGATGGGCCGCGCCACCAGCGGCGTCACGGGCATGAAGTTCCGCGATGCCGACGACCTGCTCGCGATGGACGTCGTCCGCGAGGACGCGTTCCTGTTCACCGTCACCGAGGGCGGCATCGCCAAGCGCACCGCGCTGACGGTCGAGAACTACCGCCAGCAGGGGCGCGGCGGCCTGGGCATCAAGGTCGCGAACCTGCCGGAGGCGAACGGCGACCTCGTGGGTGCGCTCGTGACCGACCCGGACGACGAGGTGCTCGTCATCATGGAGCGCGGCAAGATCGTGCGGTCCGCGACGTCCGAGGTGAACGCGACCGGTCGCACGACCCAGGGCGTCATCTTCGCGAAGCCCGACGCGAACGACCGGATCATCGCCGTCGCCCGAAACAGCGAGCGACACCTCGAAGTGGATGGCGGTACCGTGGGCGAGAACGTGCCCAACCCTGACGTACCGGACCCGGACGGGTCGGTGCCTGACAGCGGCGACCGACCCGCGGAGGACTGA
- a CDS encoding DUF3566 domain-containing protein: MSDTPPSIPPRKRPTPPVTGGSGRTSDPGGAVQAAAHAGGSSWSSIGTGEGTAPPTYSVDVRSGATTSSSTGRTSVPSGPRTDERPRPPAAEQPRAPLPAPAPAAGEAQTDDEPPSPLVTAVDATTVWLKKAAGVTGSGLSRAYSQLTRPRTEDAPMTTTPTTAGAATAERVAPRSTAPVTGATPRPATGRIPTVGGGPRRVRLAISRVDPWSVMKLAFLLSVAIGVMIVVAAIVVWFTLDSLQVFSQLDGLVRQVVGPESPVDILAYVSFEKTVSAATLVGVIDVFLLTALATIGAFLYNIVAALVGGVTVTMTDE, translated from the coding sequence ATGAGTGACACGCCCCCCTCGATCCCCCCGCGCAAGCGACCCACGCCGCCCGTGACGGGCGGCAGCGGCCGCACGAGCGACCCGGGGGGCGCGGTGCAGGCGGCCGCGCACGCCGGCGGCAGCTCGTGGTCGTCGATCGGTACGGGCGAAGGCACCGCCCCGCCCACGTACTCGGTCGACGTGCGCAGCGGCGCGACGACGTCCTCGTCGACGGGACGCACCTCGGTCCCGTCGGGGCCGCGGACGGACGAGCGTCCCCGGCCGCCGGCGGCCGAGCAGCCCAGGGCTCCGCTGCCCGCTCCAGCTCCGGCTGCGGGTGAAGCGCAGACCGACGACGAACCGCCGTCGCCCCTGGTCACGGCGGTCGACGCCACGACCGTGTGGCTGAAGAAGGCGGCGGGGGTCACTGGTTCCGGGCTCTCCAGGGCGTACTCTCAGCTGACCCGACCCCGCACCGAGGACGCCCCCATGACCACGACGCCGACGACCGCCGGTGCCGCTACCGCAGAGCGTGTCGCGCCGCGGTCCACGGCTCCCGTCACCGGGGCCACCCCGCGCCCCGCGACGGGCCGCATCCCCACCGTCGGCGGCGGCCCGCGTCGCGTCCGCCTCGCGATCTCCCGTGTCGACCCCTGGTCGGTGATGAAGCTCGCGTTCCTGCTCTCGGTGGCGATCGGCGTCATGATCGTCGTCGCGGCGATCGTGGTGTGGTTCACGCTCGACAGCCTGCAGGTGTTCTCGCAGCTCGACGGGCTCGTCCGCCAGGTCGTCGGCCCCGAGAGCCCGGTCGACATCCTCGCGTACGTCTCGTTCGAGAAGACCGTGTCGGCCGCCACGCTGGTGGGCGTCATCGACGTCTTCCTGCTGACGGCGCTCGCGACGATCGGCGCCTTCCTCTACAACATCGTGGCGGCGCTCGTCGGCGGCGTGACCGTGACGATGACGGACGAGTGA
- a CDS encoding DLW-39 family protein, giving the protein MKKLLLLAAVAAVGYVAWQKYAEDRDERDLWAEVTDTFE; this is encoded by the coding sequence ATGAAGAAGCTCCTGCTGCTGGCCGCGGTCGCGGCCGTCGGTTACGTCGCCTGGCAGAAGTACGCGGAGGACCGTGACGAGCGGGACCTCTGGGCCGAGGTCACCGACACCTTCGAGTGA
- a CDS encoding ATP-binding protein yields the protein MTDGRSERLVLSDADAGLPVSRPPEGFAPVREWALASTAQLRTLRHELAGEIGAGSTVAPQDLEATPDKLVLIATELAANALTHGLPPTIVTLSGSEDQWLIDVADRDPESEPVYAGARITGAGGLGLHLARRLSLDVGWYSTERTKNIWATFSV from the coding sequence GTGACGGACGGCAGGAGCGAGAGGCTGGTGCTCTCGGACGCGGACGCGGGGCTGCCCGTGAGCCGGCCACCCGAGGGGTTCGCCCCCGTGCGCGAGTGGGCGCTGGCCTCGACCGCCCAGCTGCGCACCCTGCGTCACGAGCTGGCGGGGGAGATCGGCGCCGGGAGCACCGTGGCCCCCCAGGACCTCGAGGCGACGCCGGACAAGCTCGTCCTCATCGCCACGGAGCTCGCGGCCAACGCGCTCACGCACGGTCTGCCGCCGACGATCGTCACCCTGTCCGGGTCCGAGGACCAGTGGCTGATCGACGTCGCGGACCGCGACCCCGAGTCCGAGCCCGTGTACGCGGGCGCCCGCATCACGGGTGCGGGCGGGCTGGGCCTGCACCTGGCGCGCCGGCTGTCGCTCGACGTCGGCTGGTACTCGACCGAGCGGACCAAGAACATCTGGGCGACGTTCTCCGTCTGA